In the Manduca sexta isolate Smith_Timp_Sample1 unplaced genomic scaffold, JHU_Msex_v1.0 HiC_scaffold_3688, whole genome shotgun sequence genome, TTTATGgttgtatatttttgaaattcctCGATACTAAGTTAGAAGTACTCACAAAATTAGTTTCAAACTCTTTAATAGCCTCCATCTGTTCGGTTTGCCTTTGATGTTGTCGATCTTCTGCAGATTCAGTTCCGTCTCGTACTCAATTCTGTTTCGCTCGGCGATCTCATTGGCCCTGTCGATAGATACTTTTAAATAACTCCCACACAtagatacttttaaataattcagtACATGGTCAtaatcaaatttcatctaaatctacTTTTACTTACGTTAGACATAACGTCCCAATATTTCCATAAACTttcgaattaataatattaagaagaaGTGATATAAAAACTCAGTTAATTTAtaccaccattttcaataaacgaacccaaACGCTTTTTCTGTATATCGCGAAAATGGAGCGATCACAACAAAGTTATCATGACATGCTTACAaacgatttattttgattggtttattctcgaaatcggattgaagtttggattgagatcgtttattaaagCTGGCTGATAGAAGGAATATAAGATTATTCTCACTGATCGACTATCTCCTTCTGATGTCCCTTGTTGACTTCAAATCGTTTCTGCTTTCGATCTGCCATCAGTTGGTTCCATTCGTTAGCTTTCTGGATTATGTCGTCGTCGTCTCTTCTCTTCTGTTCTGCTTGCAGACGCCTCTGTTCTTCCAGGAATTTGAGCTGTTCCATGCGCTCTTTCTGTATCACTGTTTCTATAACGGCACTGCGGGATATTTACCAATAAGATAGAttcagttataattaattagtataaaGCATTTATAGCAGCTGAGCAAATTAAATTATGGGGTAATTTACttccagtattttttttgccACTAATAAAtttaagcatattttttatgttacaggTACTTAtctgtttaaatattgttagtgCCATGGACACAGTAAAActggctggtggtaggatatattttatattcgtccggatagcgaccaccgtacacaaggtgttaaaacccgtcgtagtggctcacgtaagtgtgtcgcgttccgggatcagtctgtaatccgattccaataggccggcataattgtatcgactgtcgagaggtaatcatctctagttagtagtcgacattctactggaccccgccacttaccatcaggtgcaatggggaaATTTCGCCGTGCcgctataaaacaaattctctAAACGATTTCAGGATTACCATGCCCCTCAGAGCAAAAGTTTGGGCGCGACTTAGAACCAACGTTGCTAGCGTTATCTTCTTCACATCTTATTCCCATGATGATATAAGGCAGAAGTGATCTTTGATATAAGGCTATTCAGAACTGATCGGGCGTTAAATCCTTCAACGATTGTGGTTAGCTCTGCCTCCGCCCGAGTAACATTTTAGGCGCGTCCTTGTTCTTAAACACGATGTCTCTGGCGCTGTGCATCAGCCCGTTGCTGCTCCCTCTGCTGCTTCACGTAGCGTTTGTAGAACCGAGTATTAGCCTCGGCCTCCGCGATCTCTCGCGGCGCAACTCCTCGTTGCGTTTGTTTACGTTCTGATATGAAACAACACGAatggattgttttatttttgtctttgtgtctttatttataaataagtaggtTCATTTTCATAACAGTAAAATATTGGCATTCGTGACTAAAGTTTTGGcagatttatgtttttaaagtttGGCTATGTGCCTGAAAACGATTGTTTAGAGAAACAAACTAAGGAACTAATGTTTTTACTTGAAACTGGCAAAAAATATTGCCCgacaataattatatgaatCCAGGATCCAAGGAAGACGATATTTTACCCTACCGCTAGACCagaatcaaattatttttagtagataCTATGATGAAGAATTTGCTTAAAACATCTATCGTTTTAAGACAGACTATGAACTAAGCACCTCCACAGAATTTGGCCAGTGTTTAGTCATTTCCTTGCTGGTAGCGTCCGGTATCGACCTGACGTCGCGTCGGCGAACCACCGGGGTCTTCCCGGTTCGTGTCAGTCCATCTGGTGATGCGTGCCCATTCATCCTTACTCATCACAATGGGCATTATGGAATATGTTCCTGTGAATATTTAGCAATGCGTTTATTCTCATTAAATAATTCCAATAGACAAATTTTAGCAAAATCTTACCGTTATAAAGCAAAACTTTAGTTTATTTGTCTTTGTTTTCTGACATAAATTCTTTGGTTTATGTCAttctatgatatttt is a window encoding:
- the LOC119193166 gene encoding uncharacterized protein LOC119193166 gives rise to the protein MHSARDIVFKNKDAPKMLLGAVIETVIQKERMEQLKFLEEQRRLQAEQKRRDDDDIIQKANEWNQLMADRKQKRFEVNKGHQKEIVDQANEIAERNRIEYETELNLQKIDNIKGKPNRWRLLKSLKLIL